One Babesia bovis T2Bo chromosome 4 map unlocalized Chr4_1, whole genome shotgun sequence genomic window carries:
- a CDS encoding bromodomain/ankyrin repeat containing protein, protein MTTIYAESYLNSPLVQALGVSGTSAVREVLERDFGEYTATNIEANPHLVDSDDYAAKRKSLIDPNTHITPLCQLSRKSENEAIEIAKMLVLEYKLIDANHIDLMGQTALFYGARDGWTNFCELLAQNGCDPNHQDRLGQTCLFYASREGHHETLEALIAHKADVNLLDTNKQNCLFYAARDGRLEAAKVLIKHGINHNLKDAQRRQAITFAKLKNQTEIVNLLKSLSKSSSQPAKRSLSERLDVDGLLNSSSVLDEKKTGVPVIPKEGGKPRKYRLQFRPFDDDTNLWVDAPLIKIREFEMRFPELATWDKDAPFAPVATLRNPLIKQWHQVGMSLLSSMSKQKGGYVFERPVDPKKQNCPDYFDIVEKPMSFSCIKAKIRRNAYTKPQEFLDDCQLVFDNCFKYNKPDTWIAQIGRTIEAFFKNQVKEVGFESFIHKHSLMDTLMDKAKIYVEANDKEPNDASATVQSFPEDLISDATSDFPANADGNRNNNKGDHVDKKDTSEFCKMEENSVGHPPVDSNNLNEDGTTNHMKQENGSQTNITDSSVKAESKKKMQESEMISNTDEKGGDDS, encoded by the coding sequence ATGACAACAATTTATGCTGAATCCTATCTGAATAGCCCATTGGTGCAAGCATTGGGGGTGAGTGGTACATCAGCTGTACGGGAAGTGTTAGAACGTGATTTTGGGGAATATACAGCAACCAATATAGAGGCTAATCCACATCTTGTTGATAGCGATGATTATGCAGCGAAAAGAAAAAGTTTAATAGATCCAAATACACATATTACACCCTTATGTCAACTTTCGAGAAAATCTGAAAATGAAGCAATTGAAATCGCAAAGATGCTGGTGCTTGAGTATAAACTCATTGATGCAAATCATATTGATTTGATGGGACAAACAGCACTTTTCTACGGAGCTAGGGATGGGTGGACGAACTTCTGTGAATTGCTCGCTCAAAATGGATGCGATCCTAACCATCAAGACAGATTGGGCCAGACATGTCTATTCTATGCATCCAGAGAGGGTCATCATGAAACATTAGAAGCACTTATCGCACACAAGGCTGATGTCAATCTATTAGACACAAATAAACAAAACTGTCTATTTTACGCCGCAAGGGATGGTCGTTTGGAAGCAGCTAAGGTTTTAATTAAGCACGGTATAAACCACAACTTGAAGGATGCCCAAAGGAGGCAAGCAATTACGTTCGCTAAGCTCAAAAACCAAACAGAAATTGTAAACCTTTTAAAGAGTCTCTCAAAATCATCATCTCAGCCAGCTAAACGTTCGCTGAGCGAACGCTTAGACGTAGATGGCTTATTAAATAGTTCTAGCGTATTAGATGAAAAAAAGACAGGTGTACCGGTTATACCGAAGGAAGGTGGGAAACCTAGGAAGTACAGGTTGCAATTTCGACCGTTTGATGACGATACAAATCTGTGGGTAGATGCTCCTCTCATTAAAATTAGGGAATTTGAAATGAGATTTCCAGAATTGGCTACATGGGATAAGGATGCTCCATTTGCACCTGTAGCAACTCTTAGGAACCCATTGATTAAACAATGGCATCAGGTTGGTATGAGTTTGCTATCTTCTATGTCGAAACAAAAGGGTGGTTATGTCTTCGAACGACCGGTGGATCCAAAGAAACAAAACTGTCCAGACTATTTCGATATTGTGGAAAAGCCAATGTCATTTTCTTGCATCAAGGCAAAAATTAGACGTAATGCATATACCAAGCCACAAGAATTCCTTGATGATTGCCAACTGGTTTTTGACAATTGCTTCAAATACAATAAGCCTGATACATGGATTGCACAAATCGGTCGTACAATAGAGGCGTTTTTCAAAAATCAAGTTAAGGAGGTCGGTTTTGAATCGTTCATACATAAACATTCGTTAATGGATACGCTTATGGATAAAGCAAAGATATATGTTGAAGCTAATGACAAAGAGCCCAACGATGCTTCAGCAACTGTACAATCTTTCCCAGAGGATCTTATATCCGACGCTACTAGTGATTTCCCTGCTAATGCGGATGGTAATCGTAACAACAACAAGGGAGATCATGTAGATAAAAAAGATACGTCAGAATTCTGCAAGATGGAAGAAAATTCTGTTGGGCATCCTCCCGTCGACTCCAATAATCTTAATGAGGATGGAACAACAAATCATATGAAGCAAGAAAATGGAAGCCAAACTAATATTACTGATTCCAGTGTGAAAGCCGAATCGAAGAAGAAAATGCAGGAGTCTGAAATGATTTCAAACACGGATGAGAAGGGTGGTGATGACTCTTAA
- a CDS encoding putative integral membrane protein: MSTKGYVALIGASVLLGYAIVNYRLKITRHDALKRFEKGEDGRMVSFQSVSFAPKIETDGKDVSRELLEKYIANDRFKVKKQL, from the exons ATGTCGACCAAAGGATATGTAGCGCTAATAGGCGCTTCTGTGTTACTGGGATATGCTATTGTGAATTATCGTCTAAAGATAACTCGACACGACGCATTG AAAAGATTCGAAAAAGGTGAAGACGGGCGGATGGTATCATTCCAATCTGTGTCATTTGCACCAAAGATTGAAACCGATGGCAAGGACGTGAGTAGAGAACTATTGGAAAAGTATATCGCCAACGATAGATTTAAAGTGAAGAAACAACTATAG
- a CDS encoding putative ribosomal protein S25 — MAVKEKKSKEAVMRAAMASRGKRKKWVKVKTKDKANHAVFFDKATYDKLMSDIPKARLITISTIVDKLKVNASMARKALAHLEEQKLIKPVCDQHHAQRLYTKA, encoded by the coding sequence ATGGCGGTTAAGGAGAAGAAGTCGAAGGAGGCCGTGATGCGTGCGGCCATGGCCTCTCGCGGTAAAAGGAAGAAGTGGGTTAAGGTTAAGACCAAGGACAAGGCTAACCACGCTGTGTTTTTCGACAAGGCCACTTATGATAAATTGATGAGTGACATTCCGAAGGCTCGTTTGATCACAATTTCTACTATTGTTGACAAACTCAAGGTGAATGCTTCTATGGCCAGGAAGGCCTTGGCCCACCTTGAAGAGCAGAAGCTCATCAAGCCTGTGTGTGATCAGCACCATGCTCAAAGGCTTTACACTAAGGCTTAA
- a CDS encoding Ribosomal protein L1p/L10e family protein has product MTNLLNSISQKMLHTETLGFRMFIDNMQWMKQQTRCKKYLPFYIETRKRAAHKRTKKIIVSNKSDHDESTDNVDTEKLKFVTQLATPSQALEVLRSFKCAETISSKQLKQHTFNLWTKVDVKRVALRGMTMLPHPVGPKPKVVAICEDDEARLAIECGAAYAGLDNILERIAGGWTNFDTCVTTTVHMPKLVKVARILGPKKLMPNMKEGTLASNLLDAVRRMSSANSVQFRALPINVETFQILKYLAGNKKFDYEVDQIGVIEVPIAEGDASPKVVIENSKHFINEVIRQRPNIATKTNSSDFQWPPPRRSANAILESFVGFGTESQADDDFIVGAALGMSIDGTALLEPILIDPIHLR; this is encoded by the coding sequence ATGACGAATCTGTTGAATTCAATATCGCAGAAGATGCTACACACTGAAACGCTAGGATTTCGTATGTTCATAGATAATATGCAATGGATGAAACAGCAGACACGTTGTAAGAAGTATTTGCCGTTTTATATAGAAACACGCAAACGTGCTGCTCACAAAAGAACTAAGAAGATAATAGTTTCTAATAAATCGGATCACGATGAGTCCACGGACAATGTAGACACGGAAAAGTTAAAATTTGTAACGCAGCTTGCAACACCTTCACAGGCTTTAGAGGTGCTAAGAAGTTTCAAATGCGCTGAAACGATATCATCTAAACAGCTGAAGCAGCATACATTCAACCTATGGACAAAGGTAGATGTTAAGAGAGTAGCATTGCGTGGTATGACTATGCTGCCACATCCGGTTGGTCCTAAGCCGAAAGTAGTTGCCATATGCGAAGATGACGAAGCAAGGCTGGCAATTGAGTGTGGAGCTGCCTACGCAGGTCTAGACAACATCCTTGAACGAATAGCAGGTGGCTGGACTAATTTTGATACGTGCGTTACTACAACTGTACATATGCCGAAATTGGTTAAAGTTGCTCGTATACTAGGACCGAAAAAACTAATGCCTAATATGAAAGAGGGTACTCTGGCATCCAATCTGCTCGATGCAGTTAGACGAATGAGCAGCGCTAACTCCGTACAGTTTAGGGCGTTACCCATAAATGTAGAAACATTTCAAATACTTAAATATCTAGCTGGAAACAAGAAATTTGATTATGAAGTTGACCAAATTGGTGTCATTGAGGTGCCAATTGCAGAAGGTGATGCGTCACCTAAGGTAGTTATAGAGAACTCAAAGCATTTCATTAATGAAGTGATTAGGCAAAGGCCTAATATCGCAACCAAAACTAACTCATCGGATTTCCAATGGCCTCCACCTAGAAGATCTGCTAACGCCATTCTGGAATCATTTGTAGGTTTTGGAACAGAATCGCAAGCAGATGACGATTTCATCGTCGGTGCCGCCCTTGGTATGTCTATAGATGGTACAGCCCTGCTAGAACCGATATTAATAGACCCTATACATTTACGTTGA
- a CDS encoding Casein kinase substrate phosphoprotein PP28 family protein, whose amino-acid sequence MQRKRGSSKKYTAKGRSRYVATEDEIIARNAEMNSRDSNEESSDNDSDEPEQPERHTSTQKQMKTMPSSSSEDEEEDSSSSEFEICNPNRNPRPIEKTGVVELSRREREELQRQNFERQKMTLMAQGKLKSAQADLARLAEIRKQREAALARKMEQMSLKENQ is encoded by the exons ATGCAACGTAAAAGAGGAAGTTCTAAGAAGTACACCGCCAAAGGAAGATCGCGATATGTTGCAACGGAGGACGAAATCATCGCACGAAACGCCGAAATGAATAGCAGGGACTCTAACGAGGAATCATCCGATAATGATTCAGATGAGCCAGAACAGCCAGAACGTCACACCTCTACCCAGAAACAG ATGAAGACTATgccatcttcttcttcagaagacgaagaagaagat AGCTCTTCGAGCGAGTTTGAAATATGCAACCCAAATCGTAATCCTAGACCAATAGAGAAAACGGGTGTCGTAGAATTATCACGTCGTGAAAGGGAAGAATTGCAACGCCAAAACTTTGAAAGGCAAAAAATGACGCTAATGGCACAAGGAAAATTAAAGTCTGCACAAGCTGATCTTGCACGACTCGCTGAAATTCGTAAACAAAGAGAGGCAGCTTTGGCACGTAAGATGGAACAAATGTCTCTGAAGGAAAACCAGTAG
- a CDS encoding cyclin-dependent kinase-related domain containing protein, translating into MEMKLLESEATSADISSRFKPLGKHLGEGTYGTVSLYLDTKTGRKVAIKKLKNIEWKGERQLVGMVGIHFTALRELKVMRELHHANLMDLVAVYVSQGFINIVMDLMAGDLKKVLDSNIRLSVSYQKCIMWQLLKGLEELHNCNFVHRDLSPANVFITDEGVMKIADFGLARRCVYSPLMPPTSKRINPSDLDKYCLREKMTYRVVTLWYRSPELLLGAEAYHFACDVWSVGCIFAELLNQKPLFTGTNEIDQLGRIYKLLGTPSDTNWPDAKKLKLYTPFTAMQPTSLDTTIKNRSADEIDLLQRMLKLDPKERISVKEALKHKYFTTSPTMCKPNQLPFDFISGNTTSLKVEE; encoded by the exons ATGGAAATGAAATTGTTGGAATCCGAAGCTACTTCAGCTGATATCTCTTCACGTTTTAAACCACTTGGAAAACATCTTGGTGAGGGTACTTATGGTACCGTTTCTTTGTACCTTGATACAAAAACAGGCAG AAAAGTTGCCATCAAAAAGTTGAAGAATATAGAATGGAAGGGTGAACGCCAATTGGTTGGTATGGTCGGAATCCATTTTACGGCGCTTCGTGAACTAAAGGTTATGCGTGAGTTGCATCATGCAAACCTTATGGATCTGGTCGCTGTATATGTATCGCAAGGTTTCATCAATATAGTTATGGATTTGATGGCAGGTGATTTAAAAAAAGTATTAGACTCTAATATACGTTTAAGTGTATCCTATCAAAAGTGCATAATGTGGCAGTTGTTGAAGGGTCTAGAAGAGTTACACAATTGTAACTTTGTTCATCGCGATCTATCTCCTGCCAATGTCTTCATAACAGATGAGGGTGTAATGAAGATTGCCGATTTCGGTCTTGCCAGAAGATGTGTTTACAGTCCGCTTATGCCACCGACGAGTAAGCGAATAAATCCATCAGATTTGGATAAATACTGCCTGCGTGAAAAGATGACGTACCGTGTTGTAACGCTTTGGTATAGGTCTCCTGAACTTCTTCTAGGTGCTGAGGCGTATCACTTTGCTTGTGATGTGTGGTCCGTTGGCTGCATCTTTGCTGAGTTACTCAATCAAAAACCACTATTTACGGGTACTAATGAGATTGATCAACTTGGTCGTATATACAAGTTGCTGGGAACACCATCTGATACTAATTGGCCTGATGCGAAAAAGCTGAAGTTGTACACTCCATTTACTGCAATGCAGCCTACAAGCTTAGATACAACTATTAAAAATCGTTCGGCAGATGAGATTGATCTTTTACAGCGTATGTTAAAGTTAGATCCTAAGGAGAGGATCAGTGTTAAAGAG GCCCTGAAACACAAGTATTTCACAACATCGCCAACGATGTGCAAACCAAATCAGTTACCGTTCGACTTTATTTCGGG AAATACAACATCCTTGAAGGTTGAAGAATAG
- a CDS encoding SPRY/RANBP domain family protein gives MCKMTDLLNLLYGDLIYPTTLNVRNHHHYVQVRSDKVTVDFTGKGKYCDPASVQAERPAPSDCVLYYYEATVLQSDKPAKVVVGFSERNTRMNRLPGEEDGTVGYRGQYGDFSNGKCKWESYGSSYQMGDVIGCGINYINQCYFFTRNGVYQGDAGKLCHNENFPTIGLNQHMDAVKCNFEGPFVFDILGEYRRIVARERREINQQKIDSVSLDDIVQLYLLHGGYLKSLESFKKERNSKCNMEGSSSKASSSPEHTIDSNEPFHDTKPEEFIDSQRKNIAPFYISDEAIERLESSLNLRHHLRQLITSGDTAEALKLLNQSFPNINKSSFSYCRLIHQHFLETVLKGHVSEAIQWLRETYDFNLNNKPRFKKMFEETASILCHREHNSHSVRDKYSGSRLVSVADAINNIATGDDSNRNSLKVLVHYVNLGRRLMRLKRGNTGPTYSIPYICEPLVDKL, from the exons ATGTGTAAAATGACGGATCTGCTAAATTTACTATACGGAGACTTGATTTATCCAACCACTTTAAATGTGCGCAATCATCATCATTATGTCCAAGTACGTAGCGACAAGGTGACTGTTGATTTTACTGGAAAGGGTAAATACTGCGATCCAGCT AGTGTTCAAGCCGAGAGACCGGCTCCTAGTGACTGCGTTTTATACTACTATGAAGCTACCGTATTACAAAGTGATAAACCTGCCAAGGTAGTTGTTGGTTTTTCTGAACGTAATACACGTATGAATCGACTTCCTGGGGAGGAGGATGGTACGGTGGGTTATCGTGGACAATATGGCGATTTTTCCAATGGAAAGTGTAAATGGGAGAGCTATGGTTCATCATACCAGATGGGCGATGTTATTGGATGTGGTATCAACTACATAAACCAGTGTTACTTTTTCACACGTAATGGAGTGTATCAAGGTGATGCTGGTAAACTCTGCCACAATGAGAATTTCCCAACTATTGGATTAAACCAACATATGGATGCCGTTAAATGCAACTTTGAAGGTCCTTTTGTATTTGATATTCTAGGTGAGTATCGGCGCATTGTTGCTCGAGAGAGGCGTGAAATTAATCAGCAGAAGATAGACTCTGTATCTTTAGATGATATTGTCCAATTGTATCTTTTACATGGAGGATACTTAAAGAGTTTGGAGTCGTTCAAGAAGGAGCGGAATTCAAAATGTAATATGGAAGGTTCTTCCTCTAAGGCTTCCTCATCACCAGAGCACACTATAGATTCTAACGAACCATTTCACGATACAAAACCGGAAGAATTTATAGACAGCCAACGCAAAAACATTGCCCCTTTTTATATATCCGATGAAGCTATTGAACGCTTAGAATCTAGCCTTAACTTACGCCACCATTTACGACAATTGATTACATCTGGTGACACCGCCGAAGCATTGAAATTATTGAACCAATCGTTTCCCAATATTAATAAATCGTCATTCAGTTATTGTCGCCTAATACATCAACACTTTTTAGAGACAGTGCTTAAGGGACATGTATCTGAAGCAATACAGTGGCTTAGGGAAACGTATGATTTCAACCTTAACAATAAGCCGCGTTTCAAAAAGATGTTTGAG GAAACCGCCTCTATACTATGTCATCGGGAGCACAACAGCCACAGCGTCCGTGATAAATACAGCGGTAGTCGGCTCGTGTCAGTAGCTGATGCTATTAAcaacattgctactg GTGACGACTCTAATCGCAACTCCTTAAAGGTTTTGGTCCACTATGTTAACCTCGGCCGTCGTCTTATGAGATTAAAAAGGGGAAATACTGGTCCCACTTATTCAATTCCGTATATTTGTGAACCATTAGTGGATAAACTATAG
- a CDS encoding putative integral membrane protein — MEGMWELDIRNAISLINSAKDSVNQFKEKIDENEKLTYNTIVNAKLDSLRKTINNLELTLRDMANGSVSESELLPKRKQFEDIKLSHQELEKQMKQPVGIPTSTMQHSIPPSDLEKMNQHSLYDYRQSMMRAQEDELELLDSTAGAIHNISTHIRDEVDYHTGLLVDLESAMDTSHTQIMSNRARLEQLVNRTSKRRLMLYIVALTVLLVLILIR; from the exons ATGGAGGGTATGTGGGAGCTCGATATAAGGAATGCAATATCTTTGATTAACTCTGCAAAAGACAGTGTCAATCAGTTTAAGGAGAAGATcgatgaaaatgaaaagcTTACATATAACACCATAGTAAATGCGAAACTCGATTCTTTACGGAAG ACAATAAATAATCTCGAACTTACTCTTCGCGATATGGCGAACGGGTCAGTAAGTGAAAGTGAATTATTACCCAAAAGGAAACAATTTGAAGATATTAAACTATCGCATCAAGAATTGGAAAAGCAAATGAAGCAACCAGTTGGCATCCCTACTTCAACAATGCAACAC AGTATCCCACCTAGTGACTTGGAGAAAATGAATCAACATAGTTTGTATGATTATCGTCAGTCTATGATGAGGGCACAGGAGGATGAACTAGAGTTATTGGACTCCACTGCAGGTGCTATTCACAACATAAGTACCCACATTCGGGATGAGGTGGATTACCATACAGGGTTATTAGTAGACCTGGAGAGTGCTATGGATACATCGCATACTCAGATTATGAGTAACCGTGCAAGGCTTGAGCAATTAGTAAATCGTACAAGTAAGCGTCGATTGATGCTCTATATTGTCGCCTTAACCGTATTACTGGTTTTGATACTTATACGATAA
- a CDS encoding RAP-1 related antigen (RRA) → MKKAVFTTLIGLYATHVMGIRHTNSLPGRSQDAMLVDALASGLSESYARINAIEDETDIAFRMVESIRHNPNIQDAVCARFIKKQLCHEIVTVYVRRCSQGQCAILDTEQHPLNDPNPTIRLPNTYQLEAAFYIFKNLLKQYSKQRHMEGKRFRSKSKSNLYRLFMSLLMRKNMFFRKIDRRDLFLSRYLFMTTIYYKTYTTIEKMKTSLQNNMKIARYLCSKRIRKALGNILKVNIRGAVKDTPANYITAKTRDYEIYLRRQQSESGTFTTEFVNMSLDILIKMVTKLQMQADKPWYKKWYYVFTKPVKWAVNLIENDDAPYGWDKMKGNKKAKEEEFDEFASNINNI, encoded by the coding sequence ATGAAAAAAGCAGTATTTACTACGTTAATAGGTCTATATGCCACCCATGTAATGGGCATACGGCATACCAATTCACTTCCTGGTAGAAGCCAAGATGCTATGCTTGTTGATGCATTGGCATCTGGGCTAAGTGAAAGCTACGCTAGGATTAATGCAATTGAAGATGAAACAGATATCGCATTCCGAATGGTAGAGAGCATCAGACATAACCCTAACATACAAGATGCTGTTTGTGCTAGATTCATCAAAAAACAGTTATGTCATGAAATTGTTACTGTATATGTCAGACGTTGCTCCCAAGGGCAATGTGCTATCTTGGATACTGAACAACACCCTCTAAATGATCCAAATCCTACTATTAGACTGCCAAATACATATCAATTGGAGGCAGCATTCTACATATTCAAAAATTTATTAAAGCAATATAGTAAACAGAGACACATGGAGGGTAAACGTTTCAGGAGCAAATCAAAAAGCAATTTGTATCGTCTTTTTATGTCATTGTTGATGAGGAAAAACATGTTTTTCAGGAAGATTGACAGAAGAGACTTGTTCCTGAGCCGCTATCTTTTCATGACTACTATATACTACAAAACATACACGACTATAGAAAAAATGAAGACAAGCCTACAAAATAACATGAAGATCGCAAGATATCTCTGTAGCAAACGAATACGCAAGGCTTTGGGAAACATTCTTAAGGTCAATATTAGGGGGGCTGTAAAGGATACACCAGCTAACTACATCACTGCGAAAACTAGAGATTACGAAATTTACCTGAGAAGACAACAATCAGAATCGGGCACCTTTACGACAGAGTTTGTTAACATGAGTCTAGATATATTAATTAAAATGGTGACAAAACTTCAAATGCAAGCTGATAAGCCATGGTACAAAAAGTGGTACTACGTATTCACAAAACCTGTGAAATGGGCTGTAAATCTGATTGAGAATGATGATGCGCCATATGGGTGGGATAAAATGAAGGGAAACAAAAAAGCTAAGGAAGAGGAATTCGATGAATTCGCATCAAACATAAACAATATATGA